The region CCTCGGGCTGTGGACCTGTACCAGTCCGCGGCCTGTAAGGAACccggctgcacagcaggaggtgagcagcaggctAGTGAAGTTTCCGCTCACGTTACCACCCCAGCTCCATCTTCTGTCCcccgtcccccctccccccatccccttctTGGAGAAATTGTCTTCCATAAagctggtccctggtgccaaacaGGTTGGAGACCGCTGTTCTAGGAGACACAgatggaaaaatgtaaaaaaaacgGACCACACAGTGTAATCAGTATTATGAAGGGGAACATGGCAGGGGGGGGGACGGTGGGCAGCTCAGGGGTAGCCTGTGGAAGCCGGAGGAGGCCCCTAAGCCAGCCCTGGAAGTCGCCTCTAAACCCAAACCCAAAGGAattgtgggaggtggaggtgggaagggagagggcacAGGGGAAGGCCAGAGGCATTCCCTCTCCCAAATAAGTGGGAATCCTTCCCAATCCCCACAGGCAGGGGTTCTCCGGTATCTCCCTGCATAGCCCCAGAGACTGAGCTACCTTCTGGGTAAACCAGCCCACCCTGTGAGTGCCTGGGTCTCATCTGCTCCTGAGCCTACCGCACTCAACCTTTTAATTAGTAACAATAACAGTGTATCATTCTATTCCTTCAAGGACTACATATTGAACGCCCACTTCGCACCTGCCaggtgctttacatgcattaccTGATTGACTCTTCACAGgggttattatccccatttttcaaatgagaaaactgaggctctgaaccAGTAGCTCACCGGTAGGACCCCTTAATGTCAGGCCTGACGCCCGGCTGCGTTGCCTTCAGGATCTCTGCCTCCTGTTGCCCCCGCTCACTCTAGTGCCTTCCGCTGGGATCCACGCAGAAGAGGGGCTTGGGCCCCACTACCCTGTCCCCTCCAGCAGGCTGGCCAGCCCGGGCGTCGGCCACCATCCCCTCAGAAGCTGCTAGGGAGACAATGGTGGGGtcggcggggggagggagggcgcgGGTGCCCCCCTGCCCGCTGCCCTTTGTCTTCCCGCCTGCTCCCCTCGTGCGCCCCGGGAGGCTGGGAGGCGCCTCTCAcaggcttcctcctccctttcttgtGCTAATTGGGTGTCAAGCTGAGATCAGTGAGAAAGAAATCCTCCCCGGCTCGGGTTAAACTGCCGCCAAAGACCAGGGCTGAGCCCAGAATATCATTAGGAGGGGAGGAAGCAGGGCCCCCTCCTCGGCGGGGAGGGGCCAGCCGCTCATTCAGGCCCCTTTGAAAGTCATTGGGTTGCCCCCCTCCCTTGCCGCCGTCGCTTCAATGGGCCTCTCGGAGGTATTTAACCTTCTTCCCAGGAATTGAAAGCGATACGCCAAGCACTAGCCTGGGCGGCCACTTGCCTGTCCCGAGGGCGGTAGGACCTCCCGGGACGCTCGGGGCAGGCCTCTTGCAGCCTCCGTGGCGCAGGTTGCGGATGGGAATACTGAGGCTCCGGGAGAGACTTTGCGTCTCCGAGCCTCGGATTCCTTATCTGTAGAATGGAGGTCAAAATAGTAGCTGCGTTGTGTCACGGGCTTAACGAAACAATGCACATAAAACACTCCACACAGCGCCTGGCACGCAGGAagggcccccccgcccccccacggTGGCCGTTACAAGTCTAAGGAAGCGGCTGGGCTTCACTCAAGGGTCTCCTAGCAGGACTCCCAAGTCTCTGGAGGTGTGCAAGTGCCCACACGGCTCTCGCCTTTCACATCTAGTTCaactctccaccccaccccctcacccccagcggCCTCACTGCACTTCTGTAATCTGCCCCGCTGGCGGTTCACCTCCAGGCCTTTACACTTTGCTGCTCCTTCGGACTGGGACACACTTCCCCTCCGATTATCAGAGCTCTTCTTTGAAAAGTCTCTCTGACCAGGAAACACGACCCCTTCAACCCCATTCTTACACCTCGTGCACTGGCTAGGACGCCAGGTGCAGTGCAGCTGCGAAAACAACCTTTGCTTCTTTACTGCTAGGCCCCTCGCCCAGCCCCCAGGACATAGATCTAGGGCCTGAGTCTCTAGCTTGCTCCCCACGGACCCCCTCACCTCCTACCCCACCCCGCTGCACAAATGCCTTTAGTCTGCTCCACAGATGAAATTACTAGGTGCTCTGTAAATAGTGAAGCACTATATAAATGTCAGGAAGTGCCCAATGAACAGTACCCATTGTTAACTTCACAAGCACgttttgagcacctactgcgtGCATGGAGACAACTCACACAGCCATGGCTCGGATGAGGCCCAGAGGCCCACCAGTCCCACCCCTTCACTGAGGGCCTGATGGGGACGTGGGGAACTTAGGCCTCGTCTGGGGTCTCCCTTTTAAACTAGCATATACTGAGCAGATATCAACACCAGACCCTGGGCGAAGAGATTTCCTGGGTCTTATTGCACACCCGCAAGATTGCAACGTAGAACGTCCtgcaggagaggaaactgaggctgaaccTAATGGGCTTGAACGCACGCATGTCAGATTCCTGAGCTGGAGCTTCCACCACTCCATACTGCTTTTGATGACTGTGTTTAACCTGGAGAGCACACACTGCTGAGAGTTAAAGATACAAGACTGTGCTGTCAGCCAAACCCAGCCCCTCGGAAGCCCTCAAAAGCCCAAGGTAAGGTCCTCGGGTCTGAGCCGGTGGGATTATGCAAGCTCCGCCCGCCCCCTGCTGGCCACTTTGAGGCACTGCAGCCATGcctaccacccctcccccaaacccacttAGCATCTTTGCGGGAGGGGCCGACTaccacccctcccacacataccccCAGGAGAAGGCCCACACTCCTCTCCCAAAGGTCATTTCCCCAGGAGGCAACCCAGGTTTCTTATGCTGGCCACCCTCCACCTGAATTGTTGGCTGCTGGCCCAGGGTGGGGCCCACAGGCATGTGTGGAATGAAAGGTCTTCCGGCTTTCCTACAGTCCTCTGCCCCAGAAGGTGGGTGGGACAGCGGgaagggctgagggctggggttTGCATTCCAGCTCCCActactgctgtgtgacctcagccaAGTGACACAGACAATGGTGAGAGTTAGTGAAGACAAAAACCAGGGGCACAGCGCCTAATGCCTTTGGTTGAGGCTGACCCCTTTCCCATCAGGCCAGCAGCTCCAGCCTGGGTGTGACCCCAGCATGGGGCGAAGGGCACTGCTAGCTCCACAGCCCCAGCCAGATGGTTCCAGGGCGCTTTCCTGAGCtctgccagggctgctggggcagccctgctctgcctcctcacaGCCTGCCACCCCCTGGGGAAATGCGCCCCAGGCAACGAGAAGAGCCAGGGTCTGGAAGGGGGaccctgccctggggccagggttCTCTCTCCAAGGCTCTGAGCAGGCCTTTCCTCATAAAGGCTACCTTCAGCTCTCTGAATCCTCCTGATGATTCCCATTTCACTAAGactaagtcacttgcccaagaccacaagCTCATAAGTGACACATCTACTTTGGACTTTCGAGCTAAACACCTTGAgagacggggggcgggggggacggACTGAAACGTGGGGTGTGGCTTCTTACCGCCCTAAGTCACATGTGTGAACAGATGGGTGAGTGAGTAAAGGGACCAGAGGGTCAGGAGGTAGGTGGGGCCTGAGGTTGGGCGAGCTCAGGTGGCAGGCACACAGGCTGGGGGGGGTCAAGGCAGTTTATTGACCTCTGAGTGCCCCCCACCTGTCCTCCTCTCAAAGCCAGGTCAGGACTGAGATGGAGAAGGTGACACAGACAGACCCATAAAGACAGAAAGGCCCTGCCTGAGGGACAGACAGGCAGCCCTGTGGGGAGATGATAGGAGAGAGGGAGGCCGCCCCGTCTGGGCAGCCTGCTATAGGTGGAGGCCTTTTCTCCATCCTCCTGGAGGCCGGGCAGAGCTGCGCCCCGCTAGAGCAGCTCTGGAGCCAGGAACCTCTTCGACTAGCTGGCGGATGGCCACCCCTGCTCCTGCCCACTGTGCTGGCTGCCTGAGTCTGGGGGCGTCTGCCCCAGCCCTGTCTACAAACTCCCTGCTCTAGGGAGTGCTTGGTGACCCTCCACCTCCCCCCGACCTAACCCAAGACATCATCCTGAGGGACCCAGTCAGTCTCAGCCGGGGGACCTGCCTGACATTGAAGACAAACGTGGACACGAGGCTTTCACAGAAAgccgctgggggaggggggcagtggcAGTGAGTCACTTGGCAGTTTGAAGAGGGAGGGGAGTCAGCGCCTCGCTGTTGAGGTGCCGGGCCCTGCTTGCTTTGGTCTGGCATTGCCCaggacccctccagggtgggagctggggctcTGAATCCAGCATCCGCTGGCCCTGAGAGGGATCAGGGCGAATCACAGCTTCTCCTCGCCAGCCTGGATCCGGGTGTAGGCCTCTTGGTCCAGCGGGACGTAGCGGCCCTTCCGGGCGTCCATGTAGAACAGCGGGTCTTTCACGAACGCAGGGTCAAAGCCCTCCTTCCGCAGCTCTGTCTTCTGTAACTTGAATGTCCCTGAGGGAGCAGAAGATGGGGAAGGAGAGTcagagggtgcagggcaggggctgaGCTCCGGGAACCCACCCAGCAGAGCTGAAGATGGGCAGTGGAGGGCCTGGGAGACCAGGAAAGGGCTCATGTGGGAGGGCAGATCCCTTTGCAGTTTGCAAAGGCTCCATCCATTTCATTATTAACCGCTTCTCAGAGTAGCCCTGGTGCGAGGTGGGGGCGGTCTGCATTACCCACCCCCCCTTTACAAATGGGGGAACTGAGACCCGAAGAAGGGCAGCTATTTGCCCGAGGCTACACAGACAGCAGAGTGAGGAGCAGAACGTGGGGCTCTGGGAAGGCTCCTTGTGAGCGAGCCCCTCCCAGGGGCAGGTGTGGTGGTGTTCAAGCTGCTCATCAACCCCAAAGGGTTCGGCGTGTTCTATGGACACTGAGGCTCACATGTTTTCagatttaacatctctgaaaacatCTCTAATTAGCAGTGGTTTTTCTCTTCATTGTATCAAGGCAGGGCTGACACAATGACCACGTGGGCTGAGAAGTGGGGCGAGCCAGGGTAGGGCAGCAAGGACCGAGGAGAGCGGGGTGGGTGGTCTGGGCATGAGCTTCCTGCCCACCGGACAGCTCCCGAGCATCATCAATGGACCAAGAGACAGAAGAATGGTGCCACCCTGCCGAATGAGGGCAGACCCACCACTCACGTGCCCCCTGGAAGACCGCCAGCCACGCACTCACTTCCCCACTCCCCGTCCCAGGCTGCCTGCAGCCCTCTCCCACTCTGCGCCCGCAGCAGCCAGAGGGCTTTGCTGAACACAGCTCTGACCGGGCTGCTGCTCCATGCAAAAGCCTCTGCGGCTCCCTGCTTTCCTCAGCCCAGCGCAGCCCAGAAGGCTCCGGGCGCCTGGCGCCTGCAGCGCGCCCCCCATCTCATGCTGCTGCCCAGCCCTCTCCCTGGCGCCaatgccgggggtggggggggtggggtggggtggggtgggggggctcctctctctcctctggtgTCCCAGGGCCTTCCTGTCTCAGGACTTCACACTTGCTCTTCCCATCAAGACCGCCCCGTCACTCAGGCTGCAGCTGAAATGTCCCCTCCTCAGGGAAGCTTCGGAAACCCTCTTCGCTCACTTTTCTGTCCGTTTGATCTCAGAACTCAGTACCTGTACCCCCAAGGCCTAACGCAGagcccggcacatagtaggtactcaattaGTGTTTGTTCCATCAACAAACCGATGAACCTTCTGTCTCTGAAAGCTTAACCTGCTCACTTGTACACAGGGAGGTCAGCTTGCCCACTACCTGGCTAGGCTATGGGTGAAGGTCAAGTGACAGCCACCCAGGTCTCTCCAGAAGAAACCCGGAAGGGGCCAAGGCACCTGCAAGCTggagccagggaggggacagaccTGTTTTGTGAAGCTCAGGCAGGAAGCGCAGGAAGATGGGGCGGGCATACAGGGGCAGCTCCTTCTCCAGGAGCTGGGCAAAGCGCTCCAGGTCACAGTTGCCAGAAGGGTTGGCCACAGCAGCCATCCCAGCTCGGCCCTCGGTTCCTGGGGGCAGATGAGTGGACAGTGAGCAGCCCGCGGTGCCCCCTGGTggcacctcccacccccccacacaaagGTACCTGGCACCTCCACGCCGTACACCGCCACGTCGGCCATGTCCAGCAGGCGGCTAAGCGTGCCCTCCACCTCCGTGGTGGACACGTTCTCGCCCTTCCAGCGGAACGTGTCCCCCGTGCGGTCTCGGAAATACAGGTAGCCCAGCTCATCCATCACCAGCACGTCACCTAGGAAGGGGTTAGGGGAGGTAGAGCTTAAGCCAGCCTAGCTCAGGGCCAGCGTGGGGCCAAGCAGTCCTTGCTGGACCCCTAGGATCTGCTTAACTCTAGGGGAAGGGACTGGGGGAATCCTGGAGAGGTGATCTCTGAAGGTGGGGGAAGGCCCCTTCGTGCCTCTTTACCACCCTCTCTCTATggggctgggaagggctggggagaggTGCCCACCCACCGGTGAGGTAGGCCTGGTCCCCCTTGCTGAAGACATCCTTGGCAATCTTCTTATTGTTGGCGCCCTGGTTGAGGTAGCCATCGAAGCGCCGCAGGGGGTCCTGCTGGATGATGCGGCCCACCAGCTGGCCCGGCTCACCTGGGGGCAGGGAAGGCGGCGCCAGATTTGCCCTGGGTGGTCTCTCCCACTGGTTCCCCGGCGCCCAAATGTAGCCTGCAGTGTGACCGGTCTGACTTCTGGTCACTCTGCTTCTCACAGAAAGGCTCGTTTCACCTCCTGGCCCAGAGCACCCCCCAGGGCAGGCAGCTCCTCTTGGCAGGTCTGACACATGTAGGCACTTGGTGACGTCTGGTCAACCGAGCGGATGAAAAGAGGAACAAGTAGATGGAAGGGGGGCCGGGCCCTACAGGGACGGTCTGGCCAGAGCCAGTGCTCCCCGGGCGTCTGGCTCAGCACCAAGACCTTCCTGTTTCGCCCCACACGACCCTCAGGGCCCTGCCACGAGGCCGTGCTGCCACCAGCCCTGCTGCAGACGCGGGGACTCAGGCACAGGGCTAACGGGCTGAGCCAGGGTCACTCCAAGAGGCCTGGACCCAGGGCCTTCGGCACAGGAGTAAATGAACAGACtgaaggctggctggctgggacGGTGAGAGAATGGATGGATGACCGGATGGCTGCAGGAACGAGTGACCTGTAGCCCTAAGAGAACAACTGGCTGATGGCCACTGGTCGAAACGGGGTTACCACCCACCcagccctgtcctctctctctcctgggccaACCTGCCGACCCCCCCACTCCCAATTCCCACCCCAGGGCCGACCTGGCTGGCAGGGAAGGCAGACGCCGTCGGGCCCCCGGATCAGCTCCATGGTGTCCTCGTTGACACGCACCAGCCGGATCGGGTACACAAAGGACAGGATGCGGCTGTTGAAGCCACAGGCTCCTACCTGTAAAGGCCAAGACTTGGGCCTGGGCTCTCCACTGAGGCTCCAGAACTGGACGGCATGTGCAGGGGCACACTGCAGCACCCACATCCCCTCGCTggagctctgcctgcccccctgCTACCAGTGCCACCCGCGCCCCGCCCACATCGCACCTGGCTGTCGAAGTTGCCCAGGCTGCAGTTGCACTCAGTGGCCCCGTAGAACTCAGCCACCTGGGGGATGTTGAAGCGACCAGAAAACTCGGTCCAGATGGACTGCCGGAGGCCGTTGCCCAGCGCCATGCGCACGCGGTGCCGGCGTTCCGCCTCCCGCGGTGGCTGGTTCAGGAGGTAGCGGCACAGCTCACCGATGTACTGTACGATCTGGGGGCGGGCCTGGTGTGAGTGTGGGTCCCCGAGGCCGctctcactgccccccacccGCCCAGGGGCGATCCTTTTCCTCGCTGGGCCTCCATCTCCCCAGCTGAACAATAAACAACTGTCTGCCTCAGCTGTAAACAGATGTCCCCCGCCCCCGGCCGTCCCTCTCACTCACAGTGCAGTTGTACTTGATACAGTCATCCCAGAAGCGGGAGGCTGAGAACTTCTTCCGGATGACAACCGTCAGGCCATGGAGCAGGCACTGCCCGATTCCCACGATGTTTCCTGAAGGCAGAGTGGGCCCTGGAGGTCACGGACCTGgtacaccctcccctctggtccccctctttcctgtcctctctctccaaCACTAATGACCCTGCCTCTCCCCAAGTGAGACGCTGTCCACGGCTCCCCAGTGCCCACGGGATGAAGTGCACATGCCCCCAGAGCCTGCCGTGCTGGCCCCACATGACTGCTCTGATACCCATAATGCTGCTATTCAGCTGGGGGACCAAGCTAGCCTGCATGGCTTCTGCACCTCACATCTGCCTGTCTTGGGggcacctcttccaggaagccttcccagccATCCCTAGGCTCTTCCCTTGAGTGGAGCTCCTGTTCCCTGGCCCTCCCACACTCACCACGCTATTTCTTGCACCATGTGAGGTAGGTTCCCATCACTTATCCTGCCCCAAACTCACACCCAACTCTAAGCACCTTGAGGGTAGGGACTATGTTAATTCATTCTGTCTTCCCTTAAGGCCCTAAGACCAAGCAGCAAGACTGTGCACATCTGTGGAAACGAGCTGTGAACACTCAGACCAGCCACGCATGCCACCACACTGGTGTGCCTATGCTCATTCGCAGCCCCAGTCAATGGCCACGGCTGGATCTGAACCCCGATTTGACTCCAAAGCTCATGTGTTTCTACTGCAACACACTGCCCACCAAGAACAGTGGGGGCTCCTGAGACCCCAGGGGGTCTGGAGACAGAGGGGCGGCCCAGGTTACCTGCGGAGTGGTAGAGCGGGAGGCAGTCATAAACAATGTCGTCGGGCCCCATGCGAAATCCGTAGTACACCAGGGCGGCCATGCGGTAAtacctgggaggggagagggctcagtgggcccctgggaggcaggaggggaggctcCTGGGCCCTGCCGCAGCCCCACCGCTCTCCCCCAGACACCTGCCCCTTACCTGCTGTGCACCACGATGGCGGCTTTGGGCAGCCCTGTGGTGCCCGATGTGTAGATGTAGAAGAGCTTATctgaaaaaacagacacacaggtgGCTGTGAGAGGCggcagcacagggctgggcacgGGGTTGGACAGATGCTGGTGTGGGCGTCATTCAGCGCCCACTGACGTCCCGCCTCCTCCAGAATCCCGCCTCCTCCAGAAAGCCCCCTCCGATGAGTCCGGACACCGTTGTCTGCTCTCATGTCTGCACCCGTTCCATCAACAAGCGTGTTCTGGGCCCCCACTCTGTGCCAAGCCCAGGGAGATGTCAGTGATCAGTTACTGAGCCCTTCCTATCACACCCTAGTTCCCATGCATCGTTTTCAATCCTCAAAAATCACTTTCCGTCACCATCCCCCATTTCATGGTGGTAGGAGCCAGGGCTCAGACGGCAGCGCAGGTGTCTGGGGTCAGACGATGGAAGCGGCAGAACTGGGATGTGAACTCAGTCCAGGCTCTGGGACACCAGGAGATACAGTGAGCTCTGGGCTCCACACgcagaggcaggcaggcaagAGGGCCCGAGGGGctgcctggaggtggggaggggacggcAGGCAGCCCAGTGCAGGGAGAGGTCACAGCCCAATAGGGGCCAGCAGTGAACAGGGGCTGGGTGAATATTGAAGGGTCCTGCCCCTGGCCCAAACCCGCCCCAACTTCAAAACCAGCAGGTCCCTGGGCTGCACATGGCCCTGCACATGTTGGGCCTCCACAAAGGCTCGTTCGGCGTCAGAACTGGATTTTGTGAACTCCAATGCACCCGGCACCGTGCCTGGCACGTTCACACACATCAGCTCGTTTAACCTGCACGGTGGCCCCAGGGctactgtccccattttcccagaTGGAAAAGGGAGGTGACGTGACTCATTCCAGGTCACTCAGCAGGTGTGCAGAGGAACCCAGGCGTCTGGCCCCGGGAACAGTGATCTCTCCTTGACCACCTCAGATcccctctgtgggggtggggagctcacCTGTGAAGCCCTTGTCAGGGCGACTGGGCAGGTTCTTGGGGGATTCCTCTAGCAAGGGGTCCAGGTGCTCCGTGTTGGCAGGCACCGAGCTGGGCTCCCACGGTCCAGAGCAGAAGAGGCTGAGTGCAGGATCCAGGCTGGCATGGATCTCACAGACAGCTGCAGGGGAGACAGGGTGGATCAGCAGGCAGGCCAGGAGACCCAGTGTTCCCAGGAGCGCTGCTCACGTCAGGGCCGGCCATGCTGTCAGGGAGGCTGGCTGGGTAGGGGGCCTCTACATTATAAGGAACAACAGCTCCCATTAGCCGCTGGCCGACTACACGGTGGACTCTTTATGTGCATCCTCCTGCCCACACAGCCTAGGACATAGGCACCAATGtctgcccatttcacagataaggaaatcgAGGCTCTGAAATGAGAGGGACTTGTTCACAGCCAGGCGGTGCTGAAGCTGGGAACCGAAGCCTGCTCTATCTCACACCAAGATCTGCAGTCTCACCCACTGGCTTAGCCTAGTCTGTGGGGGTCTGGTTGGAAGGGAGGAGTGGGGctcagaggctagctgctccccAGGCTCTTCAGACAGGGGAAACCTTCTCAGGCTCCCCCATGCACTATACACGTCCCGATGGTCCCCCGCCCTGGGCACGGGCCAGTCCCGGCCCACCTGGCTCCTTTTCCTCGGGCTTCCTTTTGATTTGCCCAAacacctcccttctccctgctgaatccttcctcctcccttttcagCCTCTTAATAACCTTCCCCATCCATTACCCCACACCCCACAGTAGTGTGGGAGGAAAGAACAGGGGCACTGAGGCCAAACCCAGGGCAACTCTGGGTTCCGCCACTTACAGACGTGTGACTGTGGGTGAGCTGCTCACATCCCTATGAACCTCAgggtcctcatctgtaaagctgGTGACAGTCCCCCCACACCAGGCTTTGTGAAGATGAGAGCTGCTCTCGCAGAGCACCGTGCTCAGCACTTGGCCAGCGCCCAGTGTGGCCGCACGTGGAACAAGCTCTGCAGGACAGCAGAGAGTGGGTTCTTGTTCCCACTTTACAGACGAAGACATGAGGCCTAATTAGTCACAATAACGGTCACCACTAAATCGGGGCTCACCTAGCACCAGCTGCTTCGTTAGTGCCTCAGGTGAAGGATCATCCTGAAAACggcaggatggggcagggggaggggggcaccacagtgaggaaactggggcacagagaacTCCAGTCCCTTACCTCGGATCACCAGCTCACCagaagtggcagagcccaggccgTGTGACTCCAGGGCTCCTGCCCTTAACCCCTGAGCTACACAGTCTCCTCCAAGGCTGGAGGGGGGCTGTGGTCTGTGCAAAGTCCCAAGGGACTCCCTGCCGGTCCCCTACCCCTTGGGGGCTAACCTGGGGCCATCTCGCTGCCAAAGATGAGGGCCCGGGCCCGGGAGGTGGTCAGGCAGTGGCGCAGGGCATCCCGCCGGAGGTTGGTGTTGATCAGTGCCGCCTCCACACCGACCTTGGCCATGCCCAGCCACAGGCCCACCACCTCGTTGCGGTTCTCCATGAAGAGGGCTGCCACATCGCCAGAGGCCAGGCCCCGGGCCTGCAGGAAGTTGGCCACACTGTTCGAGTAGTTGTCCAGCTGGCGGAAGGTCCAGTGGGTGTCTGTGCCCTCAAAGATCAGGGCGGTCTTGTCGGGGTGGCGCTGCACCGTCGAGGCAAACAAAACGGGCACCGTCCGCCGCTGTCGCAGGTAGCGCCGGACCTTCGCCTTCACCGTCAGGAGCACCAGGCCACCGCTGTgcaggagccagagagggagTTGTGACTGCTAGGGTTGGGAGTGGGATCCCGATGTCCTGGCCCGGGGCGCTGCCCCACGGGCCTGAGGTTCCTGGCCCCAGTCACCTGTAACACTCTCCTTGTCCAGCACCCGCTTGCTGATGTCAcacaggggccaggcaggcaaTTATTCCCTCCCCTgtacagagggggaaactgaggctctgctgGCAGATGGCTTGTCCTGGCTTCATGGGGGGAATGTGGTCGAACTAAGATTTGAAGCCCAGTCCTCTGTGGCACCAGACTTCATTCCTACTACCATCTGTGTCTGTGCTGAGTCAGCTGCTCTG is a window of Desmodus rotundus isolate HL8 chromosome 1, HLdesRot8A.1, whole genome shotgun sequence DNA encoding:
- the SLC27A4 gene encoding long-chain fatty acid transport protein 4, whose amino-acid sequence is MLLGASLLGVLLFSKLVLKLPWTQVGFSLLLLYLGSGGWRFIRIFIKTIRRDVFGGLVLLTVKAKVRRYLRQRRTVPVLFASTVQRHPDKTALIFEGTDTHWTFRQLDNYSNSVANFLQARGLASGDVAALFMENRNEVVGLWLGMAKVGVEAALINTNLRRDALRHCLTTSRARALIFGSEMAPAVCEIHASLDPALSLFCSGPWEPSSVPANTEHLDPLLEESPKNLPSRPDKGFTDKLFYIYTSGTTGLPKAAIVVHSRYYRMAALVYYGFRMGPDDIVYDCLPLYHSAGNIVGIGQCLLHGLTVVIRKKFSASRFWDDCIKYNCTIVQYIGELCRYLLNQPPREAERRHRVRMALGNGLRQSIWTEFSGRFNIPQVAEFYGATECNCSLGNFDSQVGACGFNSRILSFVYPIRLVRVNEDTMELIRGPDGVCLPCQPGEPGQLVGRIIQQDPLRRFDGYLNQGANNKKIAKDVFSKGDQAYLTGDVLVMDELGYLYFRDRTGDTFRWKGENVSTTEVEGTLSRLLDMADVAVYGVEVPGTEGRAGMAAVANPSGNCDLERFAQLLEKELPLYARPIFLRFLPELHKTGTFKLQKTELRKEGFDPAFVKDPLFYMDARKGRYVPLDQEAYTRIQAGEEKL